One Cryobacterium psychrophilum DNA segment encodes these proteins:
- a CDS encoding type IV toxin-antitoxin system AbiEi family antitoxin domain-containing protein has protein sequence MNWSQHFAGANRTIFETAELKVAGATCRVLRDAVDEGTLVRVRRGYYALPATSPHVLEAVRVGGRLGCISAAADAGVFAFEERFAHIHVDPTASRLRAPHDRFQRLANENRDGVELHWDQLRRPDGGNEYRVSLPDALIQVFRCQRPRFALATLENALHQKLLPVAAVAGIFADLPEELQYVRRRVDRRSESGQESVLRWIVLTAGVHCEIQVAIAPIGRVDLLIEGFLVVEADSRKFHDGWERHSADRTRDCALAILGYVTYRALYKDIMYRPERVIAAIMGLLAARNRFRTLFV, from the coding sequence ATGAACTGGTCGCAACACTTCGCTGGCGCCAATCGAACGATTTTTGAGACGGCTGAGCTGAAGGTCGCCGGAGCCACATGCCGGGTGCTCCGAGACGCCGTTGATGAGGGCACTCTGGTACGGGTTCGCCGCGGGTACTACGCACTTCCGGCTACCAGCCCGCACGTCTTGGAAGCCGTGCGCGTCGGTGGACGGCTCGGGTGTATTTCCGCCGCAGCGGATGCCGGCGTCTTCGCCTTCGAGGAGCGCTTCGCGCACATTCATGTCGACCCCACGGCGTCGCGGCTCCGCGCCCCCCACGACCGCTTTCAGCGACTCGCCAACGAGAATCGCGACGGAGTCGAACTTCACTGGGACCAGCTGCGCAGGCCCGACGGAGGCAACGAATATCGGGTCTCGCTGCCTGATGCCCTGATTCAGGTCTTTCGGTGTCAAAGACCACGATTCGCCCTGGCCACACTTGAAAACGCGCTTCACCAAAAGCTTCTTCCGGTCGCTGCGGTGGCGGGCATCTTCGCTGACCTGCCCGAGGAACTGCAGTACGTTCGCCGCCGTGTCGACCGGCGCAGTGAATCTGGTCAGGAAAGCGTGCTGCGCTGGATCGTTCTCACGGCCGGCGTGCACTGCGAGATCCAGGTCGCCATCGCACCCATCGGACGCGTGGACCTTCTCATTGAAGGTTTCCTCGTCGTCGAGGCAGACAGCCGCAAGTTCCATGATGGCTGGGAACGTCATTCCGCGGACCGCACGCGAGACTGTGCTCTGGCCATCCTCGGGTATGTGACCTACCGAGCCCTCTACAAAGACATCATGTACCGACCGGAGCGTGTGATTGCCGCGATCATGGGCCTACTGGCTGCCCGCAATCGCTTTCGTACCCTTTTTGTGTGA